The DNA window CAAACGTATAATCAAGTAATCTGTTGTAAAGAGCACAATCTGTGAAACCAATAAGATGCACAGAGGAACCAGGGTTTAAAAATACTTCCTGTAACTACAACAAACAGCAGATCATCTCCCACACGGCTGGTTAAATCTAGCACACACAAACCTATGTATCACCTCATTCCTCCATTCATTATTCCACTCCACACACTTCTTTTCATTTTGCGTCACACTTTTTCACTACTGCTTGTTGAGCAGTTGGCAAGTGTTCacagaaaagtgcaataaaatgcaaaaaccTGCAGagtttttgtcacattttagtTCCAGATACACCACACAGTGGGTAAATGCTCCAGGTTGTTGCTTAAATTATGGTAATATCAATATTTCTGTAACTGTTGGGACAAGTAATATTGTGTACTTTGAACTTTTTaagaaatattttcagtttacttattttaaaattatttttaaaattgtttatttgttctAAGACTCACTATGTCTATAAaggtttttactttaaaattaaGTAAAGCTCTTTTTTTGTCATAATATATAAAGGTCATGTCAGAATAAACAAGCTAGTAAGACGCATGACACTTCTTGCTCCTCCCACCTGATTTTGAGTTTATCCAGGTCATCGAGCAAGTTGTCCCGCTCCACCTCTATGCGTGACCTCTGATTGGTCAGGATCTCCACCTGCCTCCTAAGCTCGCTCATCTCCTCCTCGTACAGGTCGGCAATGCGCGTGGGCTCACGGCCTCGCAGGcgctccacctccaccaccagcGCCTGGTTCTGCTGCTCCAAGAAGCGGACCTTCTCAATGTAGCTGGCAAAACGATCGTTCAGGTGCTGCAGCTCGGCCTTCTCATTGGTCCGTGTGGTGAGAAACTCCTGGTTGAGGGCGTCCGCCAGGCTAAAGTCCAGCGTCTCGCCCATGCCGGCATAAGAGCGCCCAACGGATGCCCGGGAGGTCGTCACCGGCCTGCCATAGTAGCTTGAGGAGACCCGGTAAGCTGGTGTGGCGCTGGTACGGGTCACTTCATAGACCCTGGAGGTGACATGACCCCCGCCACTGCCGCTGTGGCCCAGCAGGGATCGGTTGAGTGACGGTGAGGCGTAGGTGCCATGACCGAAGGTGCGGCGGTACGATGAGGCGGTCTGACCGGAGGAGCTGTAGGAGGCCATGTTGGAGGACACAGAGAGCCTGGCGACAGCTGCAGCAGAGAGGAGCACTGAAGAAGAACCTGCAGCCCTCAACTATTTGTAGTTACCTCCTCCCTCAATTTTTACCCCCTCCTCCCTGGGAACtgccctccctctccctctgtctctgtctttctccttTAGCCCTTCTTGTTacattccttttctttcttctctcctttcctGCCTTCATTTCTTCTCCAGCTACCTTTTCCCCCTTGCCTTCTCTCCTTTCTCCCCTAGCCCATTCTCTTCACTTTCTTCTGCTTTTGCAGGCATTCATATTCTATATAGCCACCAATTTTTTGCCTTAAGACAGGATGTagaaagaaaaaggcaaaacaaCCATAATTATGATCAAAGGAAGGAACAGACATGCTTAACACTGCATTTGTTGTCACTACGTGCTTTaaggcaactgttgctgtgatttggcactatataaattaaGTAAAATcgaattaaactgaattaaaaacaaccATTGTCCAAGCTGTTACTTGAGTTGCTGACTTAAGGTTTTTTTCCAATTTGTTTATAacatattcatatttttattggCTTTGAGTGGTCATGTGAGTATTCATCAGTATTTTAAGCAAATGATtacaaaacatgtttaatgagcGGAAGCCCTACAGTTGCCTTAAAACATATGAATTTTAAAGCCACAAATTCAGTGTAGTGTGAGGTTGGGGTGGGTGGATAGGTCAACAAAATACTGGACATAAACAAAATagacctgttttgttttttttaaaccagtcaACTAACAATGTGTAGCATTTCCATATCTAAGTGTATGAAAAGGGTCTGCAATCAGTACGGACATCCATGTGTTTGGCACATCTGTAATAGTTAAAACAAGAAGAAGTCATGCAGCAGGCTATGGCAGctttttttctcccactgaataaaagctttttgcCATTTGAAAGTCAAAAATTCAGGTTATGATTGTAAAATTTTTAGTTAAGTTTAGGGTAAAATCAGGATTAATTCAATCACCCTGATCCAGCAGGGTGATTGAATTAACACACTTGATCGACAGATATTAGTTTGTAGTGGCTGGTGGATGTAACTTTTAGACTTCCCAATTATTTGTCACTCAACTGAGAGAAAGGCACTTAAATGTTCATACTAAATTACCTAAGTTAAAC is part of the Pelmatolapia mariae isolate MD_Pm_ZW linkage group LG23, Pm_UMD_F_2, whole genome shotgun sequence genome and encodes:
- the LOC134620181 gene encoding desmin-like isoform X7 codes for the protein MASYSSSGQTASSYRRTFGHGTYASPSLNRSLLGHSGSGGGHVTSRVYEVTRTSATPAYRVSSSYYGRPVTTSRASVGRSYAGMGETLDFSLADALNQEFLTTRTNEKAELQHLNDRFASYIEKVRFLEQQNQALVVEVERLRGREPTRIADLYEEEMSELRRQVEILTNQRSRIEVERDNLLDDLDKLKIRLQEEILQKEEAENNLAAFRADVDAATLARLDLERRIETLQEEIAFLKKIHEEDLLNVKMALDVEIATYRKLLEGEESRIALPVQTYSTLSFRETSPEQQHSSEMHSKKTVLIKTIETRDGEVVSESTQHQQDIM